From a region of the Streptomyces sp. NBC_01454 genome:
- a CDS encoding NAD(P)-dependent alcohol dehydrogenase has translation MTHTSVAAVSAYAAPAPKAPLERITIPRRELGAHDILIDIKYAGICHSDIHTVRAEWGDGGNFPIVPGHEIAGVVAEVGAEVTRYRQGDRVGVGCFVDSCRECENCRAGLQQYCTGELGNVGTYNATGRDGEPTYGGYSTHLVIDENYALRIPESIPLDAAAPLLCAGITLYSPLAHWKAGPGRKVAVVGLGGLGHMGVKIAHAMGAEVTVLSQSLRKKDDGLRLGADHYYATSDPATFEQLAGTFDLIVNTVSANLDLNAYLGLLRTDGTLVQLGAPESPLPVAPFALIPQRKSIAGSMIGGIPETQEMLDFCGEHGLTADIEVISADRINEAYERVLASDVRYRFVIDASTI, from the coding sequence ATGACCCACACCTCTGTCGCTGCTGTCTCGGCGTATGCCGCCCCCGCCCCGAAGGCCCCGCTGGAGCGGATCACGATTCCGCGCCGCGAGCTGGGTGCCCACGACATCCTCATCGACATCAAGTACGCCGGAATCTGCCACTCCGACATCCACACCGTGCGCGCCGAGTGGGGCGACGGCGGGAACTTCCCGATCGTCCCCGGCCATGAGATCGCCGGTGTGGTCGCCGAGGTCGGCGCCGAGGTCACCCGCTACCGGCAGGGCGACCGGGTCGGCGTCGGCTGCTTCGTCGACTCCTGCCGCGAGTGCGAGAACTGCCGCGCCGGACTGCAGCAGTACTGCACCGGCGAGCTCGGCAATGTCGGCACGTACAACGCGACCGGCCGGGACGGCGAGCCCACCTACGGCGGCTACTCCACCCACCTCGTGATCGACGAGAACTACGCACTGCGCATACCCGAGAGCATTCCGCTGGACGCCGCCGCCCCGCTGCTGTGCGCCGGGATCACCCTCTACTCGCCGCTCGCCCACTGGAAGGCCGGCCCCGGCCGCAAGGTCGCCGTCGTCGGTCTGGGCGGTCTCGGCCACATGGGCGTGAAGATCGCGCATGCGATGGGCGCGGAGGTCACCGTGCTGAGCCAGTCGCTGCGCAAGAAGGACGACGGGCTGCGGCTGGGCGCCGACCACTACTACGCGACGTCCGACCCGGCCACGTTCGAGCAGCTGGCCGGCACCTTCGATCTCATCGTCAACACCGTCTCGGCCAACCTCGACCTGAACGCCTACCTCGGACTGCTGCGCACCGACGGCACCCTGGTGCAGCTCGGCGCCCCGGAGAGCCCGCTGCCGGTCGCGCCGTTCGCCCTGATCCCGCAGCGCAAGTCGATCGCCGGCTCGATGATCGGCGGCATCCCCGAGACCCAGGAGATGCTCGACTTCTGCGGTGAGCACGGGCTGACCGCCGACATCGAGGTGATCAGCGCGGACCGGATCAACGAGGCCTACGAGCGGGTGCTGGCCAGCGATGTCCGCTACCGCTTCGTGATCGACGCGTCCACGATCTGA
- a CDS encoding RNA polymerase sigma factor — protein MEFSAGPHLAPVRFAVPGPRPALWRWLLRTVRPAAAHRDTPHAGRPPGCAADGELPGGGVRLSGGTTTVPPDPPPTISELYHAHRLTMVRLAVLLVDDRATAEDVVQDAFAALYKRHGEQLGEVDNALAYLRTAVVNAARSVLRRRRTARNYTPPYEADAPSAEERIVLDEEHREVFAALSGLTARRREVLVLRYWGELTEAQIAATLGISRGSVKSLASRALDSLEKILEARS, from the coding sequence ATGGAGTTCTCCGCCGGTCCGCACCTCGCCCCGGTACGGTTCGCCGTGCCGGGGCCCCGGCCTGCCCTGTGGCGGTGGCTGCTGCGCACCGTCCGCCCGGCGGCCGCCCACCGCGACACCCCGCACGCCGGACGCCCGCCCGGGTGCGCGGCGGACGGCGAACTGCCCGGCGGCGGCGTCCGGTTGTCGGGCGGCACCACCACCGTGCCGCCCGACCCGCCGCCGACGATCAGCGAGCTGTACCACGCCCACCGGCTGACCATGGTCCGGCTGGCCGTGCTGCTCGTGGACGACCGGGCCACCGCGGAGGACGTCGTCCAGGACGCGTTCGCCGCGCTCTACAAGCGCCACGGCGAACAGCTCGGCGAGGTCGACAACGCCCTCGCCTATCTGCGCACCGCGGTCGTCAACGCCGCCCGCTCCGTACTTCGGCGCCGGCGCACCGCGCGCAACTACACCCCGCCGTACGAGGCCGACGCCCCGTCCGCCGAGGAGCGCATCGTGCTGGACGAGGAGCACCGGGAGGTGTTCGCCGCGCTGAGCGGACTGACCGCCCGCCGCCGGGAGGTCCTCGTCCTGCGCTACTGGGGCGAGCTGACGGAGGCGCAGATCGCGGCGACGCTGGGCATCAGCCGCGGCTCGGTGAAGTCCCTCGCCAGCCGCGCTCTGGACTCGCTGGAGAAGATCTTGGAGGCGCGGTCATGA